Proteins encoded in a region of the Panicum hallii strain FIL2 chromosome 3, PHallii_v3.1, whole genome shotgun sequence genome:
- the LOC112885460 gene encoding uncharacterized protein LOC112885460 codes for MEIRDDELRFKVLQFTCPFQRCMQQRGRRRQIPVFGEWNQQLQQCEELPMTQYFESAMQAGLVVRAGGRCCFHDATGGGEAALSSRSSSGSPPPHKPAKKVR; via the exons ATGGAG ATTCGCGATGACGAGCTGCGGTTTAAAGTTCTCCAATTCACTTGCCCTTTTCAACGATGCATGCAGCAGCGAGGAAGGAGACGGCAGATCCCGGTGTTCGGGGAGTGGAACCAGCAGCTGCAGCAGTGCGAGGAGCTGCCCATGACGCAGTACTTCGAGTCGGCGATGCAGGCCGGGCTCGTCGTCAGGGCGGGCGGTCGCTGCTGCTTCCACGacgccaccggcggcggcgaggcggcgctcTCCAGCAGGTCGTCGTCCGGCTCGCCGCCTCCGCACAAGCCGGCCAAGAAGGTACGTTAG
- the LOC112883965 gene encoding uncharacterized protein LOC112883965 produces MERRARRRHVPAFGEWNYHCSPSSPDDAPLEPARAAEWWCSPEPAEARSDAWFRYSPPPPRRPAPRKARRTQEKRPQYCSGKGGGVAVAAASRRVVRPVDEDLYQVTSPEFVVSTRRPRQKRAARSLWMGCLGGLGCIA; encoded by the exons ATGGAGCGCAGGGCGAGGCGGCGGCACGTGCCGGCGTTCGGGGAGTGGAACTACCACTGCTCGCCCTCCTCCCCGGACGATGCCCCGCTGGAGCCGGCCCGGGCGGCCGAGTGGTGGTGCTCGCCGGAGCCGGCGGAGGCCCGCAGCGACGCCTGGTTCCGCTactcgccgcccccgccgcgcagGCCGGCGCCCAGGAAGGCCAGGAGGACGCAGGAGAAGCGGCCGCAGTACTGCAGCGGGAAGgggggcggcgtggccgtggcggc GGCCTCCCGCAGGGTGGTCCGGCCCGTGGACGAGGACCTGTACCAGGTGACGTCGCCGGAGTTCGTCGTTTCCACCCGCCGCCCGCGGCAG AAGAGAGCGGCGAGGAGCCTGTGGATGGGTTGCCTGGGAGGCCTCGGCTGCATCGCCTGA